Genomic window (Ananas comosus cultivar F153 linkage group 16, ASM154086v1, whole genome shotgun sequence):
AAATAGAAAAGTGCATCACTTTATTGCATACATGTTTCAAGGTTATTGGATAAATGTGGGGATGACGAGGTGGAATGTGATAAGGGGTTTGATCCAACGTGTGCAACGGAGATATCAAATATTGTATCATGGGAAACGAcagaaatatgaaatttatatgtGGAAGTCCCTGTTCTGTTAAATGGCTTGGCAAAAGTCGATCTATTGATGTTTTGTCGTTTCCTAACTGGTCTGAGTTGGTCTGACTGCCCAATCAGCCATCCAGCTTTCCAGACCACCATCCACGACAACAATTGCTATACTTTCAATATCTTCACTTTGGCTGTTCACTTCATATTCGCTTTTGCGACTTTTGAGGCGTTTAGGTACTATATCCTCTGGTTTCGCACAGCCTGTTTTCAAACATGCAAATTGACAATCCAATAATAGGGTAGACCAATTGTTTCCTTGTCTAATGAGAAATGAAGGATAACACAAGTAGACAATCTCGAGTGTTCTTTTTTGGGGTTTTGGGTGTAGGACAGCACAAATAGACAatcttgagttttttttttttttttccttttctgttgtAAACTTTCATATCCTTCCCTTTTTCTTTAGCAGGTTGCTTTGATTGATGATCTCCTtgattttgtttatttactttATTGCACCAGAAACCctcattattttctttatttgtgcAAATAgattttaattactaataattaaaCATCTGCTACTGCCTTTTTTGATTAAAGAGTTCTTTATGTCCTTCTGATGAAACATATATAACAAAGTGATATTGTACATCTATCAACTTTGCAAAGAGCATTTAGTATAGAGAAACTCTCGGAGCGTACATAGATTGTAATAGAAAGGTAGAGCAAATTCAATTGGATTTTTTGATGGCCAATCAAATCTCAGTGTGACTGTGATACTCCATACTGAAGTGACTCAAGGTGGGGATTCATTTGATCTGTTGTATAGAAAGGAGCTTGTCTTCTGTATGTTTCTTATCATTTTTGACACTAGAAatattgatttggatatctgcCTTAATAGcggaataaaatataaaaatctgaAACCTAACTGGCATTATCGTAATTGCGTGCTAAATTGCTAATGTAGTTAAGATGTGTTAAATATTGCGCAAATCCAAGCTTGTGAATATTGGTTTGTTCCATACTTGTGTATGTTCGCACATTTAACTGAGGAAAATATGAGGCATCTATCTATTGAGTCTGTTATATTTCAGATCCTCTATTTCGTCTACTCCCTATTTAGTTTTCAAACAAGGAAACCAACTGAAAGGATGACTTCAAGCTATTCAAAAGGCAATTTGGAGGATTCTTTTTGCGTTACTATCAACTTGAATCAGAGGATTTCAGCCTGTGCACTCTTTTTGTTTTGAACCTGAGTTATGAAATTCTACACAATTGGCAGCATTTAATTCCCTATGTGATTCTTGGAAGCTGTATCTCTCGACATCATGTTATTCGTGATACTGGAAAGTATCAATTATCAAGTATTATTCCTGTTTGATTTGTTACTGAGTTTTCTCCTGCAGCTcaaaagtttaatttgtatGATACTGTTTTCTTGCATCTGTTTCTATCTGACACTTACTCCAGCAATCTGCCTTCTATTCATCATCCATTCATTCCTGgattttcttctttgtcttgGCTGTGGTGTTCGTCAGCACCTACAGTTGTTTAATTTGTGTTGCATTTTTACTTTTGCAGCATTCATTGACAAAGGGAAGTTTCTACTGGCAGCTCGAAGGTCTAGACATGGCGCTCATACAGAGTATATTATCTCTCTTGATGCTGATGACCTGTCCCAAGGAAGCAGTGCATATATGGGAAAACTGAGGTCAGGGGAAGATATTCAGTTTTTCCAATTAGACATTATTGTCATTAAACTCTTCAACATTTATATGTTCTTTTGGAAATTCCAGttgttggttttcttttttctttatagcTTGCTAAAATGGATGTATATTGCAATCTACGTTTTAATACATTAAGGCCTAGTTGGCCGTAAGCAGACTGATGCTAGTTTGAGGATAGGACAAATCTGTTTGGTCCAAATTGAATTAAGAACCTGGTATGATCTGTCACAATACTCTTTAACTCTTAGAGAGGTAGTATTGAAACTTGGTGTTGACCAATATTAGCATGACCAGACAGTTTGATAAGAAGGGTTTATACTGCACCATCGTATTTAAATCTACTTCTATAATTCTATATTCCTTTTTTGTAATCTTCTGTTTCCATTTTCTCTTGGAAAGAATTTGGAAAGCAATAACTTAACTTTTCCAATTATTACATGGTTTTGACAAATGTTTTATCGATTGTTAAGTACTCTCTGTGAAGCGACATTGATGCACATTATACAAAATGTACGGATCTTGTTTTCTAAGTTTAGAGTTTTGTTGCACAAATTGTTCCACAGCAacattaattgaattttttttgtttgtaattatTGATTGCCCAATGGGGCAATAATCTAGTTTCTCATCATCGTTTAAGTTACCTAGATCTCACTGCCCTGAAAAGGTGATACTActctttaatttattatcttttaacaTGGTAggttaaaattcataaaatgcACTATATTTATTAAAACTCATAAAATTTTACTGGGAGATGTAATTAACTGATGATTTTGAGACATCACCAAAGGTTTCAATATTAGTTTTAGAAACATTTCAGTTTAGTCAGTAGGATGATAACTATAAGCTTGCTATCTTTAGCATAATTTTTCCTTAAGAATTACTGTACTCTACTGGAATTTCTCGCAGACTTCCATTAATCTCGACAATGACATCCCTTGCAGATCTGATTTCTTGGGTACAAAGTTCGCAATATACGACACTCAGCCCCCCCATAATGATTTTAAGGCATCATTATGCAGCAGCCAATCCAGCCGCTGGTTTGGGAGCAAGCGGATCAGTCCCCAGCTCCCTCCTGGCGGCTACTTTGAAGTCGGCCAGGTCTCGTACAAACTCAACCTTCTTAAATCCCGAGGACCAAGAAGAATGCATTGCGCTCTGGAGTGTGCTTCCTCTCAAGAAACcctagaagaaggagaagaagaagatccttTCAAATCGAAGTCGTTAAACTTTGCAGGTCCCACCGTGCTGAGGAACAAGGCGCCTAGGTGGCACGAGCACCTGCAGTGCTGGTGCCTTAACTTCCACGGCCGCGTTACAGTCGCATCCGTGAAGAATTTCCAGTTGGTGGCAGCGGTGGGGGATGAGGAGACGGTGCTGCTGCAGTTTGGGAAGGTCGGGGATGATACGTTCACCATGGATTACCGGCATCCGCTCTCGGCCTTTCAAGCATTCGCGATCTGCCTCACTAGCTTCGGTACAAAGCTTGCTTGTGAATAGTAATTGCTCGCTCAGTCTTTGTTGGGGTTACAGATATTAACGGCGCTACTCTTACTAGAGACAGGAGATACATAATAAGATTCTAGTCAAATTCCATCAATGAATGGTCATTAGAATCGGCGTATATCTTTCTGTCGATAGTAAAGTCTACTTTGTTAATATCAACACACTCCCCCTTTTggatatttatatttctttctgTTGTTGTGGCATCTTCTTGTGCAAAGGATTTGTAGGTGAttctcattttcctttttttttttcctttctccctCCTTTTAACTGAACAAGATGCAGCTTACTGTATAATTAATGTAGCAATTTGATTGTGTAATCAAAGTTCTTCGCTTCGAAAGCAATATTATATTCTGCTTTTGTCGTCGGCCTCTAGAAATTGAAGTAATTAAAAAGGCGACGTCGAAAAGTTATGGCTATTTAAAGAAAAATCATAGTAACATGGGGGCTTTTAGATCGGAAACCTTGGTTTCATTGCTTTTACATTGTAGATGTTACTAATCCAAGGATGTGAATGATTAGATGATGATCTTGGGAGAAAATTGGTGTGGAGTGTTGCATTTTTTGGGAGTCAATGCTCTCTTTTGCCGATTCGGCAAGCCAAATTGGTTCCTCGCTGAATCAGCAAGGAGCGCTCGATCTGGGGGCTCCCTTGATCGAAGAGTTTTTGCTGATCTGGCGAagcataaatttttagttttcctTTTTGATTAGCCATTGTCATTGTGAGAGAAATGATTCGAAAGTAGCTAGCTAAGAAGATGAGAGGTTTAAGGGTCAAATGAGTGTTGCTTTTGGGGGTAGTTTTACAGGTGAGCTTTAacgagttgagctggaatgctgtCGGTAGCAAATGGGCTATGTTGtcattcatttattttcgatgatggaactttcgaatcaacgattgacaccgttgaacatgatgtatatcacttgaaatatttgaaaactaaatttcaaatcttttcgacatcactgatctaatgatcaaagggtttcaaaatttataattttaatggtagatatgaggcgttttctcgtttaacagtgtaaaattatccaaatcaattgaattttagttagaaaattttttatactatttagaacaagatctatactctcgatcttggttacaaaatttctatcatcactttttagagaatatttattttcagccgttcatttttacgtccactcgatggacaagagaataatatcggaaaagtatgaaatttgatttctaaatacttcaagtggtatagattatgtttaatggtgtcgatcatcaatttggaggttccatcatcgaaaataaattagtGACAACGGAGCttgtttactactgatagtgtTTCAGCTCAACTAGAGCTTTAACAACTGTAGTAATGAGAAGAAAAATCAAACGacgagagagtgagagtgagagaatGCGAATATCTTTTATTTGAGTAAGCCATCAGTTCCACCCTAAGATCCTCCTCGGCTAATGCCCAAGGCTAAATCACTTCACATTTTAAACGCGCATGCCCGggatccaaaacccaaacccaacctgTTGGATTCAACGACCTGGGATACAAATCATCTGCTTAATCAACTACACTAGCAGTGATGGTGACCGGTGAGAGAGAGACTCCGTGTACTTACGTAGGCCAAGCTAAcgccaaaaaaaacaaaagaaaaaagatgcaTACTACCGTGAGATGAGGCGCATTTGACCCTCCCTTAAAGGtggatgaagaagatgagggcAACTAGATGATGGTCCTAGACAATACGTCACGccactcttttattttttattagttaaatCGCAACTTCAAAAGGCTAGAAAAAAACAATGTGAAGCTCAAAACAATGGCTAGTATTGCTTGCAGTATTATTCGAAGAACCACTAATAAATATAAGTCACAATTTCCCAATGTAGAAGAAAGTTAGAAACTTTGAATTAGAGTTTCTCGTTTTCCAACTTTTTGCCTCAGCAGAAATGCACGGTGGACAAGAAAAGCCAaagaaaagctcaaaagagTATAGAAAGACATGCCCGCCTCCTCGAGCAAATTGTGATTGTTCTGAAATTGTTGGAAGATAAATGAAGAAACCGGTGACAAGGggaaaataaaatcatacaGATTGCTAAATCAGATTGGTGAAATCAAAGACGAGCAAGATTATAAAGTGGATCACATCATTAGATTAAGCCCAAAGATTTGTGTTAAGTCAGACACAACTCTTGGAACAAGACTTTCTCACACATGCATTAACATGAACTGCACAAAAACAAACAGAGGTGACGCGGGATGCGCGAAACTTTCTTATTCCAGATTTCAGACGAAGAAAGGGTTCTTGCAAGAGTTCGGTATCACTTTTTGCCTCGCAGCTTCACGCCGAGAACCCTCTCCAGTTTGGAAATTAACTGCTGGTTCGGAATGGCTTTGCCGGATTCGTACTCCTGAATGATTTGTGGCTTCTCATTGATCATCTGTTACACCAAACACGAAAACAAAAATGCGccgaaaaaaaagggataaGAATGTAATCTCTCAGGAGAAAACAAGTACACATTAACTGAAAGAGGTGATGATACCTGTGCAAGTTGAGCCTGGGTTAACTTCTTGTCCAGTCGAGCTTGCATGATGTTCCTCTTTAGGTCGGTCGACACTCGTTCATCTAATACACTCGAAGCAAGACTAGAGTTAAATGTCAACAATTATTgggtgaaaacaaaaaaaacctgATTTGAAGACATGTCTGCATCCGAGAACTCCTCAATAAACGGGAAAATTATGAGAATAAATTAGAAACTACTGAGACTACAAGATCATTCATTCAGAAAATTATAGAGAGTTAGAGACCGATCAGATTCACTGAAATGGCTGCAGGGTAGTTATTAGGCATCTATTTTTTTAACCGTCTTTACTTCGAAAAGGCTACAATTAATGCTCAAGGAAAGCAAGAAGTAACATAGTATCAGACAGAAGGGTGAAATAAGCCTATCACATACAAAATAAtagagaggaaaaggaaaagtacaatttattaaagttaattaaaagCAGGTAATTTTCAGCAAAATGGAAACTCTACATCATGGATATATAGACTCACACCAACtgtctaataataataattctggATGAAGACAACGAAAAAAATATTGGAGCCCATTTGTTTAATTTTGGCTACATGGCCTTTTCTAAGTTTTGTTTGTGGTTTGGTCCCAAATATTTCAAAGGGCAAAACCACCTTTATCACCTTCTATTCAAGTCCTTTTAATCCTGCTTTTCTCATTCTATAGTTACAACTCAAATTACATTGCTTCCACTAACCAGTACCTTAATTTCTTTCAGAAATATCTAAACCATGAAATTTTCTAGATAGTCGAAAAGTTCTTTGTATTAGTCCATGGTTACCTTTTTTCTTACCCATGTCAATCCCTGATTTTCAATGCTGTGTAAGTGAGCTTACTACACACAGGAAATAGAGAAATCTAACTGAAACATGAATacagattttcaaaattttttggaaAACAAACACTGCAGCTCTCGGCAGTTCTGGAACCAATACAAAAATAGATATGCTTCAGTCTTCAGAAGCTTGTTTTAAATACTAACCATTACTAACAGTGCAAAAATGCAGTAAATCAAAACAAAGTTGGTCAGAAAATGTAGTTGCAAGTAGTCAATATCAGAGTGCCTAATGGATCAAAAGGTTCCTTTTCTTAGGGCACGATGGAACTTCCCTTCCTTCACTTCTCCTTCTTCCCATCGAGATAGAATAGGAGCAAGATAGTGGCAGGATGTCGAAGACTGAATTTCCTTTTTTGCCTCTCGAGTGATAATATTGTTTAGTTCAAAGTTCAAAACTGCATCTAAGTAAATATTAAATGAACTAGCACTTTGAAATTCAGAAATCCTTAGGATGAAATAACATATAGATAGTCAAAAACCATAGCCGACTATATTAAAAAGagcctaaaaaataatatcactCACGAGAAAGATTCTCTGTTTCCTCATCAAGCTTCCTTGTGTTTAAAGATGTGCTGCTAGAAGCAGCTTTGTTTGTACCAGCGTTAGCtgcaaaaacaaagaagaaaagtaatttATATATGACTTCAGCAGATCAAACTTAATCCCATATCATATACACAGACATGACATGCCAAACAAGAAAGCTCAGCATAATCATTTTATCCGAAAACAGAGTtgcagcgaaaaataaaaataaaaagcctGGCACAGTAACATATAACAACGCATTGTACATCTCACTAAAACATTAGTTATAATACAGGAAAGAAGACTGGCAAACAATAGGAATCAACACAAAAAAATTGCCTTAAATTTAATGCACGTAGAACTCATTGGCTAGATGTTATCCCACCATACCTCAGAAGCAACGATTCTCCTTCTTGTCTGTTGAACATTAGTAattcaaaaacataaaaaacaaACAGATCCCCATTCTATATTCGCTGTCATCAATGTCATACACTTAGAATACCTCTCATAAGCCTAAGTGTATTACGTCTTTCACTATTGTCGGTCTCGGTTACTTAGATTTCGTAACATTAAAGGTTTTCACAAATATCTCTACCCGtatgtagaaaaagaaaaccaagaAGACCCCAAAGGCATCCAATACTATTTACACACTTCCTAAATCAACCAAATAGCATAAACAGCACTCTTTCCGACATACCTTACTTAAACCGAGCATCCATATAAAGTATCTTTCGTAAGCatgaattcaaaattacaaGAACAAATTGAAAACAACCTACAACCTAGTTTAAGTAACAACTCTTGTTCAAGTTAAAGAACCAAGAATTCATCTAAGATTCAGCAATAATGAGAAAATTAGCATTTACCACAAAACTTTTTTGGCATTATAGCACCGACACACTAATAAAGTCGATCGGCATAGCATGCTAGCCTTAGTAATTGCCTATGCTATTTGATGTGCATGGTACCAACTTTGCAATCTCACGACCTACACAACACCATCATTAGTACGTCTTCAAAAATTAGAGATCCAAGTTAACTCGGCCGTCAATGATTGCGAACTTGCTATACATATATCATTTGCAACACCAGCTCTGCAACGTACTCGTTAGACCCTGTTTGGAGGGATGACTATCTTGTTTAGTATATCCtcttaatttattcaaaaaatttgtaCATTTGTGCGATGAGAAGTGTGATCAAATGTTTAAAATAGAATAGCATATTCACCCTTCAAAgtttcaagtcatttttttttaaataagataaatcatctcgtAGGTGAAATATATTATCCTACCAAATCATTAATAGTAAAACCTTTCAAgaagtaaaaatatcaaattttctacTTACAATCATACTacaaaattcttataccttattcagacatccaaacagggccttaaaAAATAGCGGTCATTTcacatagtatcagagcatgaggTCGTGAGATCAAATCTCTCCAAGCTCTCTAGTCTCGTTTATGCTTCGTTTGGAAgcagagagaaggagagaaaagaaaagaaaataacaaaaaataagagaaaagacagaactttctcttccttctctccACTTCAGGAGAGAAAACAAACAAGATGTTATTGAAGGTCATTTTCTCTCAGTTTCTCTCATTTTCGCTCCTCAAGTTTCAATTTAAACACGAGAGAAAATAATTTCACACAACTACGGATCGTAGCATCGTAACCATTATAGAGAATAACGATTATTTCACACAGCTAACACAAATTACTCATACAAATCTAAAACGATATtgctaaaaaaaagataatataagAACCCTATCATCGATGCGATTGCGATCCTTCCACGAAGGTAGGGTTTGGCCaaaagttagagagagagagagggagaagagacgAAGGGGTCGTACACTTCTTCATGGTCTCGATCTCGGCGCCGCTGCGGCGGGCGGCGTTGACGGCCTTCTCGTCCTTCTTCGCGGCGGCGGTGGGCGCCTTCTTCCGGACCACCACCGGCTCCCAGTCCTGCGTGAATGGGCCGACTCCCGCCATggtagagcgagagagagagcttctcGAGAAcggagctagggttagggttagggtttcgaggGGAGGAAGAGGAGCAAGAcacggaggagagagagagatagagagagagagagagagagaagggtcgAGCCACCTAAAATTAAATGGATAAGAAAAAAATCGGGTGCTATAATTAAGAGTTAAATGCATTCGTgtccctataaatataataaataataaatatatatttttataaagtttaatttttgtatattatttttataaaagctctaatatttttaaatatatttctctaatttattaCCGTTggagaactatttatatttttaattttttcctcaCAAATACGTCTCTTCAAAAAttacaacagtataatatataaaaactaaaCTAATCAGAATTTAGTATTTAACGTATGATTAACTacatttttctaacgaattttaATAGCAGAAcatgtttaaaaatattaaaatttttacaaaaacaatatataaaaataaaattttataaaaatatatttataattcgcTATGTTTAAAAAGATCTGAATgcaattaactttttaattaatcagAAGGAGTGGGCGGAAGAGAATATCGGCTCaaatttttctccttcttcggCTTCTTGGGAGGCACGCATACAAATCTTATCAAAAGTGAATGTTGGTTAcatcctctttatttttttattattattattattattattagtcaaaatttttaaatttatttgtaatatttaaaatatttttaaaaattcaatcgtattagtaaacctagaaaaaaaaaatatttttaaaaccaacaagaatattttagatatttttaaaattttcagacatactttagatattattttgattttttattatattatttcgaAGGTGAAGAACGATGGAGTAGTTTTCAACCATAATTGTTCATTTTTGCCGTTTAATTTTATCATAACATTATTTTCGATTGAAagtcaaattctgcaaaacacCATAATTGGCTCCGACCCATTCCGGACTGAATTcaattacaaaataataataataataataataataataataataataagtaaaacTAGATGTACTTCAGTTCTACAACTATACAACAAATAGcgaaaaaaagtaatatttatCTAAACTTTAGTTCATTCGAAAGTCTACTTCAACCTGAGTTTCGTTGAACTAGAGTTTACAGATAAATTATTTCTCAtccactatttatttttataagtgcggaactgaattttttttctaattttatcatTTGTTAGCAAAAAGTTAATTGCATGAAAACTAATAAAGTTTTGTACTTCATATGTttgttttattataaaaattgttGAATCCAGCATGTTAATATTGGAGAGGCAAAAACTTGTTCCTTAacgataattttttattacattttttctctcttcttctccgtAATTGATATTGGGAAAATAGGTGGCTTAcgatattttgaaaaatttgagTTCTGATCAAATACATATTACGATAAACCAAGCAACGATTGTGGGTATTTTtagtcaaaatttattttatctcTCATCACTTTCAGTAATACAAACGCAAATGCTTTGTAGAATTTAAAAGTAGTGTACATCTATATCGAAttcatataataatttaaacaactatttcaattttttagtattaaaaaataaaaaatgtgataaaaatcTATACTGACTTTTGAGTTTACAGGTAGCATTAcgtttttaattttagtattgaAAGATATAAACTTTTTCTAGgaaaaagatatataaagaGC
Coding sequences:
- the LOC109722387 gene encoding tubby-like F-box protein 1; the protein is MSRRMAILSRRSSSSWPFSSFSGGLSGEPRISPAEAEAEAVAEEAAEDEGRWSRMIPELLAEIVRRVEAGAERWPARKDVVSCACVCRRWREVAKGVVRPPAECGKITFPSSLKQPGPRDFPIQCFIKRNKRNSTFYLYLGLTQSFIDKGKFLLAARRSRHGAHTEYIISLDADDLSQGSSAYMGKLRSDFLGTKFAIYDTQPPHNDFKASLCSSQSSRWFGSKRISPQLPPGGYFEVGQVSYKLNLLKSRGPRRMHCALECASSQETLEEGEEEDPFKSKSLNFAGPTVLRNKAPRWHEHLQCWCLNFHGRVTVASVKNFQLVAAVGDEETVLLQFGKVGDDTFTMDYRHPLSAFQAFAICLTSFGTKLACE
- the LOC109722332 gene encoding multiprotein-bridging factor 1b-like; amino-acid sequence: MAGVGPFTQDWEPVVVRKKAPTAAAKKDEKAVNAARRSGAEIETMKKSNAGTNKAASSSTSLNTRKLDEETENLSHERVSTDLKRNIMQARLDKKLTQAQLAQMINEKPQIIQEYESGKAIPNQQLISKLERVLGVKLRGKK